The DNA segment GAAGTACTGTCTTAGTTCGCGCATGCTTTCAAATTCACACGCCGTCCAAATCGAAACCTGCCCCTCTAACCATTCTGTGTTGCGAACTGTTTGTGAAAGTGTTTCTTTAGTTGCATCTTCAATTAACCAAGTGACTTTTATACCTTGAGGTACTTCAAGTGTTTGCTTGTCTGCTGCTGAATTGATCTGAATGACAGCGTGGCCTGCTGCGTGTTCCGGAAGCGTTTTTACTTTTGCAGAGAGCGCAGGTAGCGAAGTCATATCTGCCACCAAGAAGAACCAATCCGATTCTAGATTCAGCCCTTGAATTAATCCAGGGCCTGCCACTGAAACCGTGTCACCTACTTCTGCGTTCATTGCCCATCTTGCAGCAAAGCCACATTGCAGATCTGTGGTGATGTGGCGTACGAAATCAACCTCAATCGACTTTTCGACAGGGTTGTACTGACGAATGGTGTAAGTGCGCATGGTTGGGCGCTCACCTTCGTTCAGTTGACTTAAATCTGTGGTGCCGAGTGGCGAGAACAAAAGCTTGATGTAGCCGCCGGCACATTCGGTTGGGTACTTACTTAATCCTTCACCGCTAAGCGTTATACGCTGCATATTCGGTGTAATGGTTGAGGTTTGAGTAACGGTTAATGTGATAGGGCTAGGCTTGCTCATATAAGGCTCTCTTAGATTTTGATTTCCACATCATAATCCTGAACAAGAAAACACTCAATACTAATAATTATCATTTACTTTTATTTACACAAGCGCAACGTAACTTGAACCCGATATCAATAGAAACAAAAATATCGACAAAAAAAGCCCTTTAGAAAACTAAAGGGCTTGGTGTATTGGAACTGTTTAACGTGAGCAGAATTAGCTGTTTGCTTGCTCTAGTTCGATAGTTTCTTCAGCGGCTTTCGCTGCTTCTAGCATCTTACGAATAATGAACGATGCAGCCATTGCGATACCCACCATTACAACCGCTAGGATAGTTAATAGTTGGAAGTAATCACCGTAAACCGTTTGAACGATTTCTTGTGTGATCTCTTGGCCTTTCTCAAGTGCAATAGACGTTGAGAATACAGCACCAACAATGCCTGATAGTGCGATTGCGACAGAGAATAAGCTTACTGAGAAGTTCTCGATGTGCTTAGGTGCAACAGACAGAATGAATGCTACAACCATAGAACCAACAATAACCTCACCAAATGCTAGGAAGAAGTGGATTGCTAAGAACACTTCAGGGCGAATCAGAATATCTTCACCAACGGTTGTTACTGCCATCGTTAAGATACCGAAAGCGATCGCCGTCAGAATGAAAGAGAAACCTACTTTGGTTGCGGTAGAGAAATGAATGTTTTTCTTTTCTAGTTTAGAGAAGATGCCCGTAATGATAGGGCCTGCAACCATACACCAAAGTGGGTTCATTGCCATCGACGCTTCAGGGGCTACTGGGATGAAACCGAATAGATCGCCACGCATTGTGTTGATTGCAACCATTGTCATCGATGTCATCATTTGACCGTAGTATACGAAGAAACATGTCGTCAGGAATGTGATGATTAAGATCGTGCCCATCTTCAGCATGTCTGACTTCTTCGATTTCATCATCAAAGAGACAAAGTAGATGATCGCTGCACCACCAATTGCGTACACGATGTTCTGGCCGATATCCATGTTAGAAAACATGAAGAATACC comes from the Vibrio splendidus genome and includes:
- a CDS encoding siderophore-interacting protein, with amino-acid sequence MSKPSPITLTVTQTSTITPNMQRITLSGEGLSKYPTECAGGYIKLLFSPLGTTDLSQLNEGERPTMRTYTIRQYNPVEKSIEVDFVRHITTDLQCGFAARWAMNAEVGDTVSVAGPGLIQGLNLESDWFFLVADMTSLPALSAKVKTLPEHAAGHAVIQINSAADKQTLEVPQGIKVTWLIEDATKETLSQTVRNTEWLEGQVSIWTACEFESMRELRQYFRNEKEVAKENIYISSYWKRGVTEDGHKVLKQQDAQALAG
- a CDS encoding peptide MFS transporter, which encodes MWNRLNKSMMFCQMMFGLSFYGVMVILTRFFLEDLNYNEADTMMVVGAFSAIGPLFAIAGGFIADKFLGAYRSLTIAFLGFASGYALLVLGAAATNVPMALCGIALASYARGLMSPSYPSLYKRTFKTQEDFENCYPINYSVNNIGALLGQYLFPMLVLVVGFHGGFLLSAALAGAALLMMLFVRKGLVEASAEIDQKPVSTKHWAAFLGLSAAMIGLVFFMFSNMDIGQNIVYAIGGAAIIYFVSLMMKSKKSDMLKMGTILIITFLTTCFFVYYGQMMTSMTMVAINTMRGDLFGFIPVAPEASMAMNPLWCMVAGPIITGIFSKLEKKNIHFSTATKVGFSFILTAIAFGILTMAVTTVGEDILIRPEVFLAIHFFLAFGEVIVGSMVVAFILSVAPKHIENFSVSLFSVAIALSGIVGAVFSTSIALEKGQEITQEIVQTVYGDYFQLLTILAVVMVGIAMAASFIIRKMLEAAKAAEETIELEQANS